One window from the genome of Jeotgalibaca sp. MA1X17-3 encodes:
- a CDS encoding amidohydrolase family protein, with amino-acid sequence MDILLRNVIVDDSNELVDIAIENGTFKQIGKNLEGTAAREIDGKGKVVIPGLVESHIHLDKALIADRLPNKSGTLQEALSVTAKLKSTFTREDVMERAERALQMIIERGTTHIRTHSEFDPIGGFHGFEVIMELKEKYKDFVDMQVVAFPQEGIIKSPGTEDLMYRAMDLGADVVGGIPYNDTDAKDHLDIVFEIAKKYDKDIDLHQDFFDDAEKQTIEMVAQKTIDEGYIGRVSVGHLTSLGAVPSDQLKPIIELMAKAEINVMALPMTDLHLGGRHDDNKVRRAVTPIRKLRDGGVNVVIATNNIRNPFTPYGNGDLLQAAMLAIPVAHLGGADDLPTVLPMVTTGPAKALKFDDYGIEEGKAATLVLLDSTRYQDAIIDIPDRLLVLKRGKVTVELDKKLHINFPK; translated from the coding sequence ATGGATATTTTATTAAGAAATGTAATTGTGGATGATTCAAATGAGCTAGTGGACATTGCGATTGAAAACGGTACGTTCAAACAAATTGGCAAAAATTTGGAAGGGACAGCTGCTCGTGAAATAGATGGAAAAGGGAAAGTCGTTATTCCCGGTTTAGTTGAATCCCATATTCACTTAGATAAAGCGTTAATAGCAGATCGTCTTCCTAATAAATCAGGTACCCTTCAAGAAGCATTAAGTGTGACTGCAAAATTAAAGTCTACGTTTACTCGAGAAGATGTTATGGAGCGTGCAGAACGTGCGTTACAAATGATTATTGAGCGAGGAACGACTCATATCCGAACTCATTCTGAGTTTGATCCGATAGGTGGTTTCCATGGTTTTGAAGTAATTATGGAATTAAAAGAAAAATATAAAGATTTTGTAGATATGCAAGTAGTTGCTTTCCCTCAAGAGGGAATTATCAAATCACCTGGTACAGAAGATCTGATGTATCGTGCAATGGATCTAGGAGCAGATGTTGTTGGCGGAATTCCTTATAATGATACAGACGCAAAAGATCATTTGGACATTGTATTCGAAATTGCGAAAAAATATGATAAAGATATCGATTTACATCAAGACTTTTTTGATGATGCTGAGAAACAAACTATTGAAATGGTTGCTCAAAAAACAATTGATGAAGGATATATAGGACGTGTTTCTGTAGGTCATTTGACTAGTTTAGGAGCAGTTCCAAGTGATCAGTTGAAACCCATCATTGAGTTAATGGCCAAAGCTGAAATTAACGTAATGGCATTGCCAATGACCGACTTACATCTAGGGGGACGTCATGATGATAACAAGGTTCGTCGTGCTGTAACCCCTATTCGTAAATTACGTGATGGCGGTGTAAATGTTGTGATTGCAACTAATAATATTCGTAATCCATTTACTCCTTATGGAAATGGTGATTTGCTTCAAGCGGCAATGCTCGCTATTCCAGTAGCACATTTAGGTGGTGCAGATGACTTGCCTACGGTTCTACCTATGGTGACAACGGGTCCTGCGAAAGCTTTAAAATTTGATGACTATGGAATTGAAGAAGGAAAAGCAGCGACATTAGTGTTACTTGATTCCACACGTTATCAAGATGCGATTATTGATATTCCAGATCGTCTACTAGTTTTAAAAAGAGGTAAGGTCACAGTAGAGCTTGATAAAAAACTACATATCAATTTCCCAAAATAA